The Centroberyx gerrardi isolate f3 chromosome 8, fCenGer3.hap1.cur.20231027, whole genome shotgun sequence genomic sequence GcagagtttttattttattttacagaaaaagCTGTAAAAACCCACAGAGTCAAGCTGGTGAACATACAacataataaataacaaataaataaagataaaagaaaaagaaaaattgtcCCTCAGTCCCCCCCTTGGTCGCCTGCCTGtctcctcctcatttcctccttcCATTCTTCAACACTCTTCCCGCCGGCAGCAGCACAGTACGACACACCCGCGATGCAAGTGTGGCCAGTGTCGAGCCTCTCGGGCTGGCCACAGACGTCGCAGACGTACTGCGCCATCGGCCCGCGGGTTTTGCTCCCGGGCAGCGGCCCCtgccctgcagcagcagcctcgGCCGCCTTCCTCTTCCTGTAGGCCGTGGACCTGGGCACTTGCTGCGgtgcaggaagaggaggaggccgaGTAGCAGGGGCAGGAGCGACGATGGTACCCGGGAGCGGTGCTGGAgcaggagcaagaggaggaggaggaggagcagaagctggaggaggaggaggaggcggcggcggcagacCCCTGTCTGAGGGTCCTGGCTGCTCCTCCGGGACGTGGAAATGAAAGGGCTGTCCTCGTCCCACCTGTACAGAGGACAGCCCTTTCGCTGGAGGGAGAGGCTGGGCGGCAACCGCCGGAGCAGGGACAACGCCAGTTCCCTGCTGCAGCACagccctccccccctctttctgGCGCCAAGAGAACCTGGAAGAGAAACACAGGCTGTTTTTAGGCTCTTCAGCTTTCATCAAAAGATAAATCACAGTACAGCTCACAACACATCGACACAGCTTCATGTTAAACTCTTACCACTGGGACAGGGTCCTCTGATTTAGCTCAAAGAGCTGAATTTCGGTCTGAGCCATCAACCTCGGGCTGTCCAGCACTGCCTCTCTGATGGCCATGTAGTCCGTTAGGATGAGGGACCACCGAGTCCTGGTGATCCCTCCGAACCGCGTGGCTGTGGGGTGGAGACGGCAGAGCTGGCTGCAAATGGCCTCCACCAGGCGACTGACGCTCGGCCAACTTGCAGGGCCCGAGTTCAGTCCGAGAAGGCAGCTGAAAGACAGCCACGGAGAGGACAGTGTGGGTTAATATACAGCAGCTTTATTAGAGGAAATGGCAATATTTGAAATGAGTCTTACCGTTGGAGACCCCCCTTCCCAGGACAGGAGGTGTCCTTCCCCTTCGCTGCCTTGAACCGCCCCCTCGGCTGCCTCTCCCGGTGTCTGGGAGGGTAGACAACTCGACGCTTGTCGCCGTCTGGCAGGCGATTCCAGAGTGTGACGAGTTTGTCTACCCTCCTGTCAGAAAGCCCCTGAAGGCTCCATGCTTCCAGCAGGGCCTTGGCCAGCTTCAGGACGTGCTGATATCCTGGCCGGCCATCAGGACCCTGCATCTCCTCCTGAGGAGAAAcacaagaaaggaagagaaggagggaggagggagtacTGCTGTGAGCAAACAGCCAGCAAGCATTATAATATCttcactgtttttattattattattattaccatcagTAGTAGTTTGTAGTTAGTGAACTTACCTCAGAGTCTGAGGAGGACTGTTGGGGAGCAGGAGCCTGAACCTCAGGGGCCTCGGGAGGGGCATCTTGGTCAGGGGCGGCCGGACTGGATGGCTCAGACCGGGGTGCGTCAGCTGGATCACCTGACCGGGCTGCTGCTGTAGCTGTGCTGGTGGAGGGGGTATCGGGCTCAAAGATGGTGGGGTCCTCAACGTCCTCCTCGATACCCTCATCCACCTCTTCAAGCGACTCAATGGCAGCAGCCTCGTCCGGAGTGTCAGGGTCCAAGCTGACATCCTCAagcactctgcctgtctgctggtACAGGTACTCCACCCCGAGGAGCTCCCCTGGGACACAgcaaaaacagaaagcaaaggATTTGGTAAATGCTCCTTTTCCTCACAGTTATGATGTGAACACACATCACAGAAAGTTTTCACATCACATACCTGTGTACTCAGCAGGCTTGGTGAAGTCCTTAACCATCTGAAGACCAAGCACCCTTTGGCTCTTCTGGTTAAGGACGTGCTTGAGGTGGCCACTGTAGGAGTGCAGAGGCTCCACCTGTCCCTCAGCTGCAACCAgtactgcagctgctgctgcgcaGTCCTCATTCCACCTCA encodes the following:
- the LOC144539599 gene encoding uncharacterized protein LOC144539599, whose amino-acid sequence is MPGEAKRSQLEGKQGMVGLTDAEVIRRISREEWRLHCRRRTPGRDNLEIPLLDALRIQDIWSTQRRHLSCIKDPPGVQLYTQTGRLTKGGVSLPVYRCARGSTSLESFHLQLNRFIPGTQASGKYFQAFLVDGLVRWNEDCAAAAAVLVAAEGQVEPLHSYSGHLKHVLNQKSQRVLGLQMVKDFTKPAEYTGELLGVEYLYQQTGRVLEDVSLDPDTPDEAAAIESLEEVDEGIEEDVEDPTIFEPDTPSTSTATAAARSGDPADAPRSEPSSPAAPDQDAPPEAPEVQAPAPQQSSSDSEEEMQGPDGRPGYQHVLKLAKALLEAWSLQGLSDRRVDKLVTLWNRLPDGDKRRVVYPPRHRERQPRGRFKAAKGKDTSCPGKGGLQRCLLGLNSGPASWPSVSRLVEAICSQLCRLHPTATRFGGITRTRWSLILTDYMAIREAVLDSPRLMAQTEIQLFELNQRTLSQWFSWRQKEGGRAVLQQGTGVVPAPAVAAQPLPPAKGLSSVQVGRGQPFHFHVPEEQPGPSDRGLPPPPPPPPPASAPPPPPLAPAPAPLPGTIVAPAPATRPPPLPAPQQVPRSTAYRKRKAAEAAAAGQGPLPGSKTRGPMAQYVCDVCGQPERLDTGHTCIAGVSYCAAAGGKSVEEWKEEMRRRQAGDQGGD